A part of Haloarchaeobius sp. HME9146 genomic DNA contains:
- a CDS encoding aryl-sulfate sulfotransferase: MRQLPAIDSRILRALVVVLVLALFAPAVVSAVTFDPADQPSLQRGTVTSTAGDTTVVSVQGFTFRGSTNDKKPARLVAAGERGLTEWVHNSSAGKDAWFFDVDPLPNGNLLVVSPRGGETLIYELNPETRERVWERRFPFEDTHDADMLSEDELVISHMRAWDGENGTSADEIVVYNLTTDEVTWRWQYRDHFPADTDGGMNADWSHSNDVDALGDGRLLLSPRNFDQAVIVDMETKNITNRLGEDGDHSILNEQHNPDYMVSDDGTPTMLVADSGNNRVVEYAYEDGEWVRTWMVGQNTLNWPRDADRLPNGNTLITDTLNHRILEVTPKGEVVWEYYATWGPYDAERLGTGDESVQEGPTIRDMNASGTYPITGSANLVAGGGDSVPFRTSVQAAFAGTPLSGYATEFATMWGHYAPWISPIWMTGWEMFFCILGAFLLVGWMTSEVSLATYRIAVSR; this comes from the coding sequence GTGCGACAACTCCCCGCCATAGACTCCCGGATTCTCCGTGCCCTCGTGGTCGTCCTCGTCCTCGCGCTCTTCGCCCCGGCGGTGGTCAGTGCGGTCACGTTCGACCCCGCCGACCAGCCCTCGCTCCAGCGCGGAACGGTGACCAGCACTGCCGGCGACACGACCGTCGTGAGCGTCCAGGGATTCACCTTCCGCGGCTCGACGAACGACAAGAAGCCCGCCCGTCTCGTGGCCGCCGGTGAACGCGGCCTCACGGAGTGGGTACACAACAGCAGCGCAGGCAAGGACGCGTGGTTCTTCGACGTGGACCCGCTCCCGAACGGGAACCTGCTCGTCGTCTCACCCCGGGGCGGTGAGACGCTCATCTACGAGTTGAACCCGGAGACCCGCGAACGCGTCTGGGAGCGCCGCTTCCCGTTCGAGGACACCCACGACGCCGACATGCTGAGCGAGGACGAACTCGTCATCTCGCACATGCGCGCGTGGGACGGCGAGAACGGGACGAGCGCCGACGAGATCGTCGTCTACAACCTGACGACCGACGAGGTGACCTGGCGGTGGCAGTACCGGGACCACTTCCCCGCGGACACCGACGGCGGGATGAACGCGGACTGGTCCCACAGCAACGACGTCGACGCCCTCGGTGACGGGCGACTGCTGCTCTCGCCGCGGAACTTCGACCAGGCGGTCATCGTCGACATGGAGACGAAGAACATCACGAATCGCCTCGGCGAGGACGGCGACCACTCTATCCTGAACGAACAGCACAACCCCGACTACATGGTCAGCGACGACGGGACCCCGACGATGCTGGTGGCCGACTCGGGCAACAACCGCGTCGTCGAGTACGCCTACGAGGACGGCGAGTGGGTCCGCACCTGGATGGTCGGCCAGAACACGCTCAACTGGCCACGTGACGCCGACCGGCTCCCGAACGGGAACACCCTCATCACGGACACGCTCAACCACCGCATCCTGGAGGTCACGCCCAAGGGAGAGGTCGTCTGGGAGTACTACGCGACGTGGGGACCGTACGACGCCGAGCGACTCGGGACCGGCGACGAATCCGTCCAGGAGGGGCCGACCATCCGCGATATGAACGCGAGCGGCACCTACCCCATCACGGGCAGCGCGAACCTCGTCGCGGGTGGCGGCGACAGTGTCCCCTTCCGGACCTCGGTGCAGGCCGCCTTCGCGGGCACGCCGCTGTCGGGGTACGCGACCGAGTTCGCCACGATGTGGGGCCACTACGCGCCGTGGATCAGCCCCATCTGGATGACCGGCTGGGAGATGTTCTTCTGCATCCTCGGCGCGTTCTTGCTCGTCGGGTGGATGACGTCCGAGGTCTCACTCGCCACATATCGAATCGCCGTCAGTCGCTAG
- a CDS encoding MFS transporter, which produces MTDDSRFYALYLTRFATGFGLVTLSTLLPFYINIFDPSGLVVGLFISGFTIAQTVAVVPLAWAGDRYDKRDVLLFSLVVSLVAYLGFAAISIFDGASLEFILVRGIQGIAVTGSGLMSLSMVGELAAHDERANYIGKANAWRFAAAILGGISAGLLYEQFGFTPIYALIVALMAIATVGVWFSLEPDDTRIEGFPFSDLALNDRILTLTGFRAQYAVAVTLVRTWVPIYAGVAAAQGGLGYTEAGLAVAVVLTSEKLTNMLLQPYTGTLSDRFGRSLFVLVGGTMYAVVAVLVPFSPAVGAALNLPAVYPIVGELSAAFPVLVGLNMLLGIADSFREPASMALFADEGTDGAGVASSFGVRELVWRPGSVGAPMLGGFLMTQVGMQWVFFVGGASAFTGVLTFFGSLWYTQGAGAITEW; this is translated from the coding sequence GTGACCGACGACTCTCGCTTCTACGCGCTCTATCTCACCCGTTTCGCGACCGGGTTCGGCCTCGTCACCCTGTCGACGCTGCTGCCGTTCTACATCAACATCTTCGACCCGTCGGGGCTGGTCGTCGGACTGTTCATCTCGGGGTTCACCATCGCCCAGACGGTCGCGGTCGTCCCCCTCGCATGGGCCGGCGACCGCTACGACAAGCGCGACGTGTTGCTGTTCAGTCTGGTGGTCAGCCTCGTGGCCTACCTCGGGTTCGCGGCCATCTCGATCTTCGACGGCGCGAGCCTGGAGTTCATCCTCGTCCGGGGGATACAGGGCATCGCCGTCACCGGGTCGGGCCTCATGTCGCTCTCGATGGTCGGTGAACTCGCCGCCCACGACGAGCGTGCGAACTACATCGGGAAGGCGAACGCCTGGCGCTTCGCGGCCGCCATCCTCGGCGGTATCTCGGCGGGCCTCCTCTACGAACAGTTCGGGTTCACGCCAATCTACGCCCTCATCGTGGCGCTGATGGCCATCGCGACCGTCGGCGTCTGGTTCAGTCTCGAGCCCGACGACACCCGTATCGAGGGGTTCCCGTTCTCCGACCTCGCGCTCAACGACCGCATCCTCACCCTGACCGGCTTCCGAGCCCAGTACGCCGTCGCGGTGACCCTCGTCCGGACGTGGGTCCCCATCTACGCCGGGGTCGCGGCGGCACAGGGTGGCCTCGGCTACACCGAAGCCGGTCTCGCCGTGGCCGTCGTCCTCACCTCCGAGAAGCTGACGAACATGCTGCTCCAGCCCTACACCGGCACGCTCTCGGACCGGTTCGGCCGGTCGCTGTTCGTCCTCGTCGGCGGGACGATGTACGCGGTCGTCGCGGTGCTGGTTCCGTTCTCACCCGCGGTGGGCGCGGCACTGAATCTGCCCGCCGTGTATCCCATCGTGGGCGAACTCTCGGCGGCGTTCCCGGTCCTCGTCGGGCTGAACATGCTACTGGGCATCGCCGACTCCTTCCGCGAACCGGCGAGCATGGCGCTGTTCGCCGACGAGGGCACCGACGGCGCGGGGGTGGCGTCGAGCTTCGGCGTGCGCGAACTCGTCTGGCGGCCGGGCAGCGTCGGCGCGCCGATGCTCGGTGGCTTCCTCATGACCCAGGTCGGCATGCAGTGGGTGTTCTTCGTCGGCGGGGCCTCGGCGTTCACGGGCGTGCTCACCTTCTTCGGCTCCCTCTGGTACACCCAGGGTGCCGGGGCCATCACGGAGTGGTGA